AACGGCGATGCAGTCGGGAAGCGACGCCATTCAGCAGCTTGCAGCAAAACTTCCGCAAGCGAACGGCGAAGATGCGACCCTGGCGCGCAGGGTAGATCGCCTGCGCCTGCATCTGGCACGGCAGCTCGAGCGCCTCGACGCACTGGACGCGGCAGAACAGCTGTATGGCCAATGCACACGGCCGCCGGCGCGGGAGCGTCGCGCACGTATTGCGGTACAGCGCGGCGATACCGGCAGCGGCCTGGCGCTCTGCCGGGAAATCATGGCAACCCCCTGGGATGAGGCGGAGCAGGAATTCGCCGAGGGATTCGGCTACCGGACCGCCAAAGCCACGATTCACCGAACCGACTGGCCGGCGCCGGAAAAATACCGGCCACCGACCGAAACCGTTTCCCTGCAACCGGGACCCGAATGCGTCGAGCTGCAGGCCGCGTCCCATCTCGCACAGTCATCGGCAACCGGCGACGATATGCAGCCTCCTGCGCAGTGTTTCTATGTAGAAAACACCCTGTTCAACGGCGTACTCGGCCTGTATGTATGGGACATTGTGTTTGCGCCGATACCCGGTGCATTTTTCAATCCGTTTCAGATCGCACCCAGCGATTTTCGCACCGGGGACTTTTATCGCCAGCGCCGCACGGCGTTCGAGCAACGCCTGTCGGAATTGGATCGGCAGAGCCTGCAGCAACGGGTGTGGGAAAATTATCGGAACAAATCCGGTATCGCCAACCCCCTGGTGACCTGGGAAGCACTCCCGAAAACCCTGCTGGAAATGGCACTGGAAAGAATTTCCCCACAACACTGGCAACAGATTTTCCGTCGCCTGCTGGCGGATATCGGCAACCACCGCAGCGGTCTGCCGGATCTGATTCTGTTTCCCGCCGATGGCAGCTATGAACTGGTGGAAGTCAAAGGGCCCGGCGATCGCCTGCAACAGAACCAACAGCGCTGGCTGCGCTTCTTCGCCCGCCACCAAATCCCCCACCGTGTTGTGCATGTGGAGTGGCAGCCTTGAGCGAGGAAACAGCCCTGAGCGAACAAACAGCGCTGAGCGCAAAAACAGCCCTGAGCGCAAAGAAAGCCCTGCGGCTTTCCGTGGGCGAGCTGGTGGCCTTTGCCTGCCGCCGCGGTGATCTGATCGGCGATCGCACCCCCGGTCCCAGCGCCCAGGAGGGTATCCGCGCACACCAGAAACTGCAGAAAAAGCGCCCCCGCGGCAGTGAGGCGGAATTCAGCCTGGAAGTAAACCTTGTGTGCGATGGCTTGCCGGTTTCGCTCAGCGGGCGTGTGGATATCCTGCATCCAAAATCGGATCTGCACCGGCCGGCGCAGCTGGACGAAATCAAAACCACCTACTGCGCACCGGATTTATTGTCGCAGTCTGTACGTGACCTGCACTGGGCACAGCTGAAAATTTACGGCTTCTGCTATCTGCAGCAACAGCAGTATTTGGCTGTGCACGATTGCGACGGAAGCGTCGCGGAAGACGCTGTAACGCTGCAGATGTTGTGGCACAACCTCAAAGAGAAAAAAACCTATAGTGAGTCCACGCAGTACCAGCGGGATGAGCTGGAAACATTCACCCTCACCGCCCTGCGTGAATACGTGCAGTGGCACCGCCTGTGGCAACAGCATCGCACGCAGGTCCGGCAAACCTCCCGCACCCTCGCATTTCCCTTTGCGGATTATCGCCCCGGCCAGCGCGCGCTGGCAGTAGCCGCTTACCGCTGCCTGCGCGACGGTGGCGAACTGGCGGTGGAGGCACCTACGGGAATCGGCAAAACCGTCAGCACCCTGTTCCCGGCCATCAAGGCCTTGGCAGAAGCGCAGGTAGACCAGCTGGTTTATCTCACCGCAAAAAATTCCGGCCGCGAAGTGGTGCGCCAGACCGCACAGATGTTTCATCAACGTGGACTGCGACTGTCGCTGTTGGAAATCCAGGCGCGGGACAAGACCTGTGCCTGCAACCTCGGCCTGTGCAGCCGCGATGCGGATGGAATCTGCCCGCGCACGCGGGGGTTTTTCGACCGTCTGCCGCAAGCCCGCCGGCAGCTGCTGGGCAAACCGCTATTAACCGCCGAGGCAGTGGCGGAGGTGGCGGACAAGCTGCAACTGTGCCCCTTCGAGCTTTCTCTGCAGATGCTGCCCTGGGCGGATCTGGTGGTGTGCGATTTCAATTATGTATTCGATCCCCTGGTGCGTATGCAGCCGTTGCTGGATCAGAGCCGAAAACGCGCATTGCTGGTCGACGAAGCCCACAATCTCGGGGAGCGCGCACGCGCCATGTACAGCGCGGCACTGGAGCGCAGCAGCTGTCGTCGCGCCGCCGCTGACTGCAAAAGTACCCACCCCACCCTGCGACGCAGCATTCAGTCCCTGGTGCGGGCCCTGGAAAACTGGGCAGAGGCACAGTCGCAATCACATAACAGCAGGACGTTCGCACCAGGATCGAGCGGGGACGATCCGGCGGCGCAGCACTGGCTCGGCGATCCCTCTGTACCCGAGCAGCTTCCCGTTGCCGTCAGTCGCGCGGTGCACAAGGTACTGGCCGTCGTCAGTGCATTGTGGGAGCAATCGCGGCGGCCTCCGGAGGTTTTGGGAGACTGGCTGAAAAACCTGTTCCGCTATATCACGGTCGAGCAGTTACTGGGTAACCAGCATCGCTGCCTGACAAAAGTGCAAACCCGCGGTGACCGATGGCAGGAACAGCAGGTCCAATTACTGTGCCTGAACGCCGCGGACTTTCTGCAGCAAAGCTACCGGCAGTTTCACGCGGTGATCGCGTTTTCCGCCACTTTGCGGCCAGCGGCATTCATCTACCGGCAGTTGGGGCTGCAACAGCATTCACCACTGCTGACGTTACCGTCCCCGTTTCATCCAGCGCAGCAGGGCGTTTTTCTCTGCCCCTATGTGGATACCCGCTATCGTGCTCGAGATGCCGCGATCAGCGCACTGGTGGAGATGGTGACGCGGGTGTATGCAAGCCGGCCGGGCAATTATCTGGTGTTTTTCCCCTCCTACCGTTTCCTGCAGCGGGTGGCAGAGGAGTTTTCCCGGCGGCAACCACACATCGCGCTGGTACAGCAGACACCCGGTGCCAGCGAACGCGCCCGCAGCGAATTTTTACAGCACTTCAGCGACGGCCGGCACAGCCTGGGCTTTGCGATTATGGGCGGTGTATTTGGTGAAGGGGTGGACTACCGGGGTGAGCAATTGGTCGGAACCATCGTGGTGGGCGTGGGTCTGCCGCAGGTGAATGTAGAGCAGGAACTGTTGCGCCAGGCCTGGAGCAGCGATAACGAAACCGCCAGCGGCTTTGATATGGCCTACCGCTATCCCGGCCTGACCCGGGTGCTGCAGACCGCGGGACGGGTGATCCGCACCGAATCTGATCGCGGTGTGGTGGTGCTCGCGGACGCACGCTTTACCGAGCCATTTTATCGCGACCTTTTTCCCGCGCACTGGCAACCGCAGACCTGCGATAATGGCGAAGCACTGTCCCGACAACTCGCGCAGTTCTGGCAGGCGACCACAGACCAGGAAACAGAAAACGGACCCGGCTGATTTTTCACGGCTATTTTTTCGGATATTTTTCCACCGGTACCATTTTTTAAATCGACTATGGCACTCACACGCAATTTCTACCGCCGCAGTGCGCAGCAGCGCAGCCAGCAGAGCGTCACTTTCAGTGATGTGCGCAAACGCTTTGATTTCCGCTCCATCAGCATTGGTCGCTGGGTCACTGAGGCCGAGCGGGATCGCGCGGCAGGGCTGTTTTACGACGCGCTGGTAGACCTGATGACGATTCTGCAGGGACCGGAACTACTGGTGTCCCTGCGCGGCACCCTCGCATTCCAGTACGGCACCGGCGGCCGCCCCGGGGTTATGGCCCACTACGAACCCGCCAGCCGGACCTTCTCCCTGGCCAAGAATGCCGGCCCTGGCTCCATTGCTCACGAGTGGTTTCACGCCCTGGATCACTACCTCGCCGACAAGGCATTCAGTGATGTCTCTGGCCATATGTTTGCCTCCGAAGCCTGGCTGCGGGACGCCACCCCCAATCCACACCCGATCAACGACCGCCTGTTTGCCTGCTTCAGCGCGGTCATGCTGGACAAGTCCGGGGACAATCCCAGCGAGATGTTCCGCATCTCCCGGGAAGTCGACAAAGCCAATCGCTGTGTCTATTTCGCCGATCCGGCGGAAATGTGCGCGCGCGCGTTCGAGGCATTCGTGCAGGATGCCAGTATCAGCAACAACTTTCTGGTGGCGGGCACCAAGGCCAGCGACGAGGCGAAACTCGGGCTCTATCCCACCGGCGCCCATCGCCAGCGCATCAACTGCGCTTTCGCTGAATACTTTGCCTGCCTGGGCAGATCCCTGCGCGCAAACCTACAGCGCGAACGTGAAACATCCGGCTGAATACGCCATCCGGCACATTCCCGAGGTTTGTCGCGCGCGCGACGCCGAATACAACTCGCCGGTTTTTCCCTGTGTTAGCATCCGTTCACTCTGCGTCGCGGCGGGAGCGCATTTCCAGCGTTCTATTTCACCACGTCATTGCAGAACTTCATTCCAGCAGTTTATTCCAGAACAAAAGGGAGAACCCTCACCCACCATGTACCGGACAAAATTCACGCTTATCATTACCGCCCTGCTGCTTGTGGCCTGTGGCAAGGACCCGGCCGCACCCTCGGCGCAGTCGGCCCCGGACACACTGCCGGAGGGAGTCACCCTGGTGGAAGCCTTTGACGGTGACGGCGCGGAGATCGCCATCCCCTACAGCAAGTACCGCCTGAACAACGGCCTTACCGTGGTGCTGCACGAGGACCGCTCGGATCCGCTGGTACATGTGGATGTGACCTACCATGTGGGCTCCAGCCGCGAGGATGCGGGCCGCTCCGGCTTTGCGCATTTCTTTGAGCACATGATGTTCCAGGGCTCGGTGAACGTTGCCGACGAGGAACACTTCAAGATCATTCAGGAATCCGGCGGTACCCTCAACGGCACCACCAATACCGACCGCACCAACTATTTCGAGACGGTACCGGCCAACCAGCTGGAAACCGTGCTGTGGCTGGAAGCGGATCGCATGGGGGTATTCCTGGATGCGGTGACCGAGGAAAAATTCGAGGTCCAGCGCGAGACGGTGAAAAACGAGCGCGGCCAGCGGGTGGACAACCGTCCCTACGGGCGCGCCCTCGAGACTCTCGCCGCCAGTACCTACCCGGACGGCCACCCCTATTCCTGGCCGACCATCGGCTGGCTGGAAGATCTGGACCGCGCAGACCTCAATGACCTGAAGCGCTTCTTCCTGCGCTGGTACGGCCCCAACAATGCGGTGCTGACCATTGGCGGTGATATCGATGCGGCCCAGACCCTGGCGTGGGTGGCGAAATATTTCGGCTCCATTCCCGCCGGTCCCGAGGTCGAGAACCAGCCCAAGCAACCGGCCAAACTCGACGCCGACCGCTATGTGACCCTGGAGGACAATATCCACCTGCCGGCGCTGGCGGTGATGATCCCCACGGTTTACAGCACACACGAAGACGAGCCAGCGCTCGACGCGGCGGCGCAGATCCTCGGCCAGGGTCAGGATTCCATGCTCTACCAGAGTCTGGTGCAGACCGGTCGCGCGGTACAGGCCAGCGTTTCCCATTCCTGTCGGGAACTGGCCTGTGAAATGTGGTTTATCGTGATCCAGAATCCCGCCTCCGGCGAAACCCTGGCAGAAATGGAAAAGGCCGTGCGCGAGACCCTGAACGCGTTCGCCAAGCGCGGGGTGAGCGAGGACGACCTGGTCAAGTTCAAGGCCGGTTATGAGTCTTCCCGGGTATTCGGTCTGCAGTCCGTCTCCGGCAAGGTATCCACCCTGGCTGCATTCGAAACCTTTACCGGCAGTCCCAAGGGCATCGACAAGGAAATCCGTGACTATCTGGCGGTCGAGACCGCCGATGTAACCCGGGTGTTCGAGCAGTACATCGCCGGCAAACCGGCAACGCTGCTGAGTGTGGTTCCCAACGGCAAACCGGAGCTGGCAGCGGCACCGCAGAACTACCAGTGGCAGCGCACCGTTCCGGAAAGCTACGGCGATGACGACAAGGCCCTGGCCCTGCGTCCGGTCAGCGACAGTTTCGATCGCAGTGTGCGTCCCACCCCGGGAGTAAACCCCCAGGTAGAGCTGCCCAGCATCTGGGACGGCAAACTGGAAAATGGCGTGCGCCTGCTGGCGGTGCAAAACGCGGAAACCCCGACGGTTACCGTGCGCGCGGTGTTCGACATCGGTCAGCGGGATGAGCCCCGTGGCAAAGCCGGCCTGACGTCCCTGTTGACCTCACTGATGGGCGAAGCCACCAGCGAGCGCAGTGCGGCGGAATTTGCCGAGGCCCTGAACCGCCTGGGTGCCTCCATCAGTATCTCTCCGGGTCAATACGAAACCACCGTTACCCTGAATGTACTGACCAAGCACCTGGACCAGGCCATGCCGCTGATGCTTGAGCGCATTCTCAAGCCCAAGTTCACCGAGGAAGATTTTGCCCGTATCAAGCAGCAGACCATCGAAGGCCTGCAACAGGACCGCAAGACCCCTCAGGGCCTGGCGACCCGCGCCCTGGGCGCCGTGATGCGCGGTCCCGAGCACCCGCTCAGCTTCCCGGTGAGCGGACTGCCGGGCACGGTGGAAAACATCACCCTCGACGATATCAAGGGTTACTACAAGGCTCACTTCCCCGCGCACCTTGGCGGTGTCACCGTCAGCACCAGCCTGCCACACGACGCAACCATCAAGGCGCTGAATGGCCTGGCAACCCTGAAGGTGACACAGGCAGCGCGCCCCGCCATCGCATTTACCGCGCCGGCAATAAAAGAGCGCACCGTGTATATCGTCAATAAAGACGGCGCGGCCCAATCCAGCCTGCGCACCAGCCAGCACGGCCTGCCCTATGACGCCCTCGGCGACTACTACCTCGCTTACCTGGGTAACTTCCCGCTGGGCGGTAACTTCAACAGCCGCATCAACCTGAACCTGCGTGAAGACAAGGGCTACACCTACGGTGCCCGCACCTACCTGCAGGGTGGTCCGGAAGACGGCACCTACAGCTTTGGTTCCGAAGTGAAGAAAGAAGCTACGGCAGATGCGCTCAAGGAAGTGCTGCAGGAACTGGAAGCCTACGACCGCGACGGTATGACCCAGGCGGAGTTTGACTACCTGCGCTCTGCCATTGGCCAGCAGGAAGCACTCAGCTACGAAACCCCCGGTGCCAAGCTCGGCCTGCTGAGCAACATCCTGCGCTATGACCTGCCGTTGGACTACCGCAGCCAGCAGAACGCCATTCTGCAGGAGACCGACCGCGATACCGTCAACAAGGTGATCCGCGGCCTGCTCAATCCACAGCAACAGGCAATCGTCATCGTCGGTGATGAAGCCAGCATCCGCGGGAACATCGAGGCCCTCGGCATGCCGGTAGTGGAGCTGGATGAAGATGGTTACGTGAAAGTGAAGGAAGCGAAGGAAGCAAAGGAAGGTGAAGAAGCGGCTGCGGCCGCGGAATCTGCCGGCCGTTAAACCAGGTTGGTTTACACTCTGACTTACACACCGACCACAAAAAAAGGCCCGCCATTGGCGGGCCTTTTTTTTGCAGATTACCCCTCGGATTTTTGCAAAGACGCGGCTACCGCCTGTACCTCGCCCATCACCCGCATCAGATTACCGCTCCACAGCAGACCGATTTCTTCCTCAGTGTAATTGCGCTTGAGCAGTTCTTCGGTCACCGTCGCAGTTTCCGAGGCATCGTTCCAACCGGAAACACCACCGCCACCGTCGAAGTCAGAGCTGATACCCACATGCTCTATGCCGATCTTCTGCACCAGATAATCGATGTGATCGACAAAGTCCTGCACGTTTACCGGTGGCGTCACCGGGTCGACCTCCTTCTCGACAATAGGCGCCACCTGTGCGCGCAGCTGCATAAAGCCATGCATATATTCATGACGGGCATCGTGATCCAGCTTGGCGACTTCCGACCAGTCCAGCATTTTGAAACCGCTGCTTTGCGCTTCCCTGGCCATGATTTCAAATGCCTTGTTTTTCCAGGCATCGTATTTTTCGCCATTCAGGTACGCAGCAAAGGCAACGGTTTGCACTACACCACCGTTTTCCTTGATCGCCATCAGTTCTTCGTCGTCCAGGTTACGACTGTGATCGTTCATCGCGCGCGCGGAAGAGTGGGAAGCAATAACCGGCGCCTTGGTCAGTTCCAGTGTCTGCATGTTCGCGAGTTTTGAGGGGTGCGACAGGTCGATAATAATTCCAACCCGGTTCATTTCCTCAACCAGTTCCCGCCCGAGATCGCTGAGACCGTTGTGCAGCCACACTCCGTCACTTTCACCGGTATTGGAATCGGCAAACTGGCTGTGGCCGTTGTGTGCCAGTGACATATAGCGCGCACCACGATCGTAGAAATCCTGCACCAGGCTGATATTGGTCCCTAGCGGATAGGCATTTTCCACCCCGATCAATGCCACCAGTTTGCCCGCGTCCGTCAGGGCTTTAACCTCTTCCGCGGTGGTCGCAAAACCGATTCGATCCGGCGCAATTTCATCGGTCAGACGATGTACCGCTTCGAATTTGGCAAGGGCGTTTGCAAGTGCAGCGGCATAGCCCTCTTCACTGAGTTCACCCTGGCCGGTGTAGACGCTAAACCAGATGGCATCCAGACCACCCTGTTCGAGCTTGGCGAGATCAACCTGGGTTTGCAGCCCCTGGGTGTAATTCACATCGTCGGTAAAATTGCTCACATCCAGATCCACGTGGGTATCCATGGTGAGCAAACGTTGATGGAATGTTTCAACGGTTTCCGGCGCTGCACTCTCAATGCTCTCAATGCTCTCGACAGTCTCAACAGCAACAGGCGCGCCATCCTCCCGCGCGCAACCGGCGAGCAGCGCGCCGGTTACACAAAGAGCAATATTCAGTTTTTTATACATAATTTTTCCGTTTGCAAACTTCGCTTAATAACTGGCTTTTAGAAACCAGCTTTTAGAAACTATAAGTCACCGTGCCCTGGAAAGTGCGTGGACTCAGCGGACGGTAGTAAGGGGAGCCCGCATACACGAATGACATCACCTGAGTATCAAATACGTTATCCAGGTTCAAACGCAGATTTGCGTTGTTCAAGCCAATTGCCTCTCCGCTGAAATCCACATAGGCACTGGCCACGGTGTAATCATCCATCTCGAACATCTCGGCGTAATCCGCGTAGCGTTTGCCGGTATATTTGAGCGAGAAGTTGGCAACCGCCCAATCGGTGGGTTCCCAGGTGACGCCGCCGGTCAGCAGCCATTCCGGACTGTCCGCCAATTTACTGCCGGCCGGATTGTTGCCAAAGCCATCGGACAGCTCGGCGCTGTTATAGCTCACGTTCGCGTTGAAGTAGACGGAATCTTTAAATACTGCTGGCATATACACACCGGACAGCTCCACACCCCATGCGGTGGTTTCGCCGACGTTGGTATAGAAAGCTTCGGGCTCGCCGGTGGCCGGGTTCAGTACGTTACCCGCGACCAGTCGATTGTCGAAACTGGTGTAATACATGGACACGGCACCGTTATAGTGCGGGCGACTGGTGCGGTAACCGATTTCAATATTTTCCGCTGTCTCCCCTTTCGGCGCCGGGGCCTCAAAGCTGGTGGCAATAGAGAAAATATCGTCCGCGCCTTTCGGCAGGGCGAAGTTTTCGGAAATGGAGCCAAACACCTGATCGGTATCATTCAGGTTATACACCGCACCAACCATGGGCATGAAGTTGTCGGAATATTTGGCACCCACAGACTGCGGGCCGTAACCCGGCATGCCGCCAATTTCATAGTCGGCGTAGTCCCGGTAACCCTCGAGCGCATAATCGACAGTGAGCGATTTCGCTCCAACCTCGACATTCAGCCGCTCGTCCATCAGTGCAATACTATCTTTTACATAGAACTGCATGGTTTCCCGGGTACTGGTGTAATTTCTACGGTAATAGGCCACCTCATCCCAGATCACCTTGCCATCGGCACTGCCATCGGTTTTGTTGTAACGCAACTGCGAGCGGTTGTAGGTTTCATCCTCAAACCAGCCACCGAATTGCAGCTTGTGGTCGCCGAGCTGCCACTCGATTCCAGTGACCAGACCCTGGCGCTCACCGCCCACACCGGAGTAACCAAACTGTACGCCGCGCGGATGTACTACATCCAGACCAGCCGCCGCCTGACGCTCATAAATCGACAGCGAGTTGCCGTAGCTGTCCGGTGATACTCCGTAGCCGTCTTTGTCTTCGAAATACAAAGTAGAATTCAGGTAGACATCCGCAGTAAGGTCGGTGGCGAGAGAAACTGTATAGAGTTTGTCGTCGCGGATATTGACGCGGTCTTCATAGTAAAGTGTACAGTTGCTGCCGGTGTTGACCGGAGTGAAGTCCTGATCGTCGATGCTGCCATCGCCATTAAAGTCGTAGACCCCAGGCATCGGATTATTACAGCCTGCGGGTAGTTCGCTGAGGTAGGCGTAGTAGTAGTCCGCGTCAAACGTACTTTCGGTACCTGACGGTGAGTCATAATCGTAAAAGTCGTTGCTGATGAAGCTGGCCTGGACATAGGTGTCTTCGTCAAATTCGTATCTTGCTTTACTTTCGATATGCTCGCGGTCAATGGTGCCTGGACCACGCCAGAGATCACTGTCGGTTTTTGAGCGACTGACATAGGCAGAAAAGCCATTGATGTCACCGGTCTCAAGACGGACAAAACTCCGCAGCAGATTATCATCACCGGAAGTCAGTGAGACAAAGGCACCCGCCTGATCAGAGGGTTCGATGGAGTTGTAGGAAACAATGGGGCCGAGTGATGTATAACTGGGCATGGAAACGTCCCCCGCACCAGGAGAGGCCAGCACGGATCCCAGATTTTCATTGTCGACATAGCGGAAAATCGGGCTGCCGCCGAAGGCATCCGAACGCCCCATAGGTACGCCATCCAGGACAAAGCCGACCTGGGCAAGGCTGAACGCCCGCACCTGTACCGAGTTGCCGAATTCATACAACCCCAGAGCACCATCGGTCTGCACGTTGAAGCCCGGCAGGCTCTCGAGCATTTTCAATCCGGAGATACCGGCCGGAGCGGAGAGCAGCTCGTCGCGGGTCACACCGACGGTATTGCTGACTTTGTCTTCACCGATCGCGAGGTCGGCCTGGGACGTGCGCTTGGCCTGCACCACCACCTCTTCCATTTGTCCCGACTCAGCGGCTTGCTCTGCCGCGATGGTTGGAAATGCGGTTAGCGCTCCGGAAATTGCCAGTAAATACGCAGCCGATTTTGTGTTGCTCGCCATATGCCCTTCCCCACTCAGGTAATAAATAGTTGCTGCGGCGATACGCAGCATCCCGTCGGCAGGACAATCTGTAGCAGCATTCTGTACAAGCATTGCTTCCCGGCGAGGGGACTACAGTGGAAACAGCAACATGTGTGCCACCAGTTCGGCGACATGGAAACGTGGGAGGCGATTGTGCGATAAAGCGAAGCAATACTTCGTTGAGATGAATACGCCCCGGTGTTTTACCGGGGCGGAGGTTCCAGGGGCAGGTGTGTCAGTTTTTCTGGTTGCGGATAAAACGATGTATTTGTAGTTCAAGCATCGACAGAGGCAATGCACCATTGGCGAGCAACGCATCGTGGAACTTGCGCAGGTCGAAATTATTGCCCAGCTGTTTTTCCGCCATTGACCGCAGCTCGCGGATTTTGATTTCCCCCATTTTGTACGACAGCGCCTGCCCCGGCCACGAGATATAGCGATCCACTTCTGCACGCACGTTGGCCTGGGACAGGGATGTATTGTCGGCGAGGAAATCCAATGCCTGCTGCCGGGTCCAGCCCTGGGAGTGGATACCGGTGTCGATTACCAGGCGACAAGCCCGCCACATTTCGTAGCTGAGTCGGCCGAAGTCCTGGTGCGGAGTTTCATACACCCCCATTTCAGTACCGAGGCGCTCGGAATACAGCCCCCAGCCTTCGCCATAAGCACTGAGGTAGAGGTTACGGCGGAACTTGGGCACATTTTCCAGCTCCAGCGAAAGCGCACCTTGCAGGTGGTGGCCGGGGACCGCTTCATGAAGGGTCAGCGCCACTAGCTCGTATAGCGGGCGCTGGTCCAGTGCGTAGGTATTAAGCCAGTAAGCACCACCGCGGGTACCACCAATGGCTGCCGGATTGTAGGACGCGGTGGTGTAGTTGGGAGCGATTTCGTCCGGCACCGGCACCACACCATAGGGCAGGCGCGGCAGCTTGCCGAAGAATTCCGGCAGGCGGTAGTCAATGCGTTTGGCAATGTAGGATGCTTCCTTCAGCAGCTCTCTGGGAGTCTTGGCATAGAACTGCGGATCGGTGCGCAGGAACTCGGTGAATTCCTCAAAACTGCCATCAAATCCGGACTCGCCAATCAGCTGGTTCATTTCTTCGCGAATGCGCTTTACTTCCGCGAGGCCGATTTTGTGAATGTCTTCCGGCGCCATGTACTGGGTGACATAGGTGCGGATCGTATGGCGGTAGTAGTCCTTGCCACCGGGCAGGTCTTCCGCCGCCAGGGATTCACTCGCTGCGCTCAAGTAGTCCCCTTCGAGGAAGGTCGCCACGCGCTCGAAGGCTGGAATGGCATGCTCCTTGATCGCCGCGGCACCGGCCTTTTGCAGACGCCGTTTATCGGTCGAGGAGAAGTTTTCCGGAAGGTTTTGGAACGGCTCGTACAGGCTGCTCTTTGTGGGGTCGTCATAGACCTGGGCGCGCACCGTGGGTGCGATGCCCTCCACCACGATCTTGGGCAGCACGAAGCCATCCTTTATACCCACGCGCATGTTGGCCAGGTTCTCATCGAAGTAACGACCGAAATCCTTGATGCGCTTGATGTAGTCTTCGTAGTCGGACACTTTTGGCATATTGAGGCCACTGCTGGCGTCCAGGGCTGCACTCCAGAAGCTGTAAAAAGTATTGACCGGAATACGGTCCAGATACAGTTCATTGCCCTCAATCGAGTTGGTCAGCACCCAGGTCAGCAGGTCCTTGTTGACCCGCTCGGCTTCCTCCAGCTGTTTGCTGTCGATCTTCTTCAGGCGCGCCACAAACGCCTTTTCCGCCTGCAGGCGGCGGGCACGATCCTTTTCAGAAACGCCGGGCAGGCGATCACTGTAGCCCTTTTCACCCATGCGGCTGGCGGTAATGGGGTCTTCACGCAGACTGTATTGCCAGTGGTCATCAATGATGGACTGCAACTGCTCGGCGGCGGTCGCCGCCTGCGCTGCGGGCGCGACGAGCGCGGCGATTACGATAAGAAATGACAGCAGCCGCAGCGGCTGCGCCCGGGACAGT
This is a stretch of genomic DNA from Microbulbifer bruguierae. It encodes these proteins:
- a CDS encoding DUF885 domain-containing protein, whose translation is MFRLSRAQPLRLLSFLIVIAALVAPAAQAATAAEQLQSIIDDHWQYSLREDPITASRMGEKGYSDRLPGVSEKDRARRLQAEKAFVARLKKIDSKQLEEAERVNKDLLTWVLTNSIEGNELYLDRIPVNTFYSFWSAALDASSGLNMPKVSDYEDYIKRIKDFGRYFDENLANMRVGIKDGFVLPKIVVEGIAPTVRAQVYDDPTKSSLYEPFQNLPENFSSTDKRRLQKAGAAAIKEHAIPAFERVATFLEGDYLSAASESLAAEDLPGGKDYYRHTIRTYVTQYMAPEDIHKIGLAEVKRIREEMNQLIGESGFDGSFEEFTEFLRTDPQFYAKTPRELLKEASYIAKRIDYRLPEFFGKLPRLPYGVVPVPDEIAPNYTTASYNPAAIGGTRGGAYWLNTYALDQRPLYELVALTLHEAVPGHHLQGALSLELENVPKFRRNLYLSAYGEGWGLYSERLGTEMGVYETPHQDFGRLSYEMWRACRLVIDTGIHSQGWTRQQALDFLADNTSLSQANVRAEVDRYISWPGQALSYKMGEIKIRELRSMAEKQLGNNFDLRKFHDALLANGALPLSMLELQIHRFIRNQKN